From the genome of Triticum aestivum cultivar Chinese Spring chromosome 1A, IWGSC CS RefSeq v2.1, whole genome shotgun sequence:
GGTTGGGCATGGAGGTCGTGGTGGACGAGGCGGTGTTGGCGGTAAAGGAGGACCACCAGATGGGCGCACCCACAGTACAGACGACGTTGTGGCCGGAGTCTTACAAGTCTATGTACTACTATGCCGCCAAGCAGCTCGGAACCCCTGCCGGTACGGTGCCTTACATCATCAATGTTAATGCGGTGCCGCTCAGTATTCTTCTTCGCAGCTCGTTCGGGCACGGACGACAGGCAGGAAGCAGATGGGTGTCCGCACGCTGTTCACTGCAATGCCTAGAGCGGGGAAGCCGACGTACGACGACCCGCACAGGGAGATGCTCGACATCATCCACGACGAAGGCGATGGAGGAGGAGGGGTTATGAGGACAGACAGGAAGAAGTGGGaggtggagagggcgaagcgggaAGGTGCAGCTGTCAAGTTGACGAAGAGGTTTAAGAACATCTTGGTAAAGAAGGAGGAGCATGCGTGAAGCGGTCGGACATCAAGAAGGAAAAGAAGGCAGAGAGGTTCAAACTGTTGATGGAGGTGACGGACAAGAAACTCAAGCTTAAAAAGAGGAGGATCATGATCGAAAAGGAAAAGGCCGCGCTCAAGGAAAAGAAGGTGAAGATCGCCGCCAATGCGGAGCAGGCCAAGATGTTGACCTGGAAGGTGGACTCTTTGGATGTCGACGCAAGAATCATCGAGCAATCCGTCCGCTATCAGATGTTGCAGCGGCAGAAAGATTAGTAGTTGGCGGCGGCGGACGATGAGGACGCGGCGGAGGCGTACGCGGACGAGGAGGTGGAGGCTGCTTACGCGGCGGCGACAACACCACCTTGATCGAGGAGCAGACGACTGGGATTGCCGGTCCGGCAGGGCAGAAATGCATGGACTGTAAGACTAATATTCTTTTGGATTCGGGCATGTAAAGACTAAGCATACTTGTCTTTTTTTTTTGTGATCAGGCATGCGATCCGGTGTTGGTGTGATCCGGCGCGCTGTGTGGATAGAAAtacgtttgaatttgaatttactgACAGATATATACTttcttcgtcccataatataaaaaacATTTTTTGCACTAGTGTAGCGTCGAGACAGAGAAAGTACAAAATAGCCTTGGATGATGGTCTCCCACGTCCGTATCCATGGACAGATGCGGAAGGAAATTTGTGGGTGTGGAAATGACGTAACTCAGCACTAACACTTGACAAGTCCTAGTTTCGACAAAATTGCTGGATAAATCCTTGACGAACCAAATGTACTCTTTGACGGTCGCACGTGATTAAATAATGCTCTGATTTCTCTACATGGATCGTGTTAGCAGTTAACAAAACTGTCAATTCAATCAAAAACAAGAAAGCAAAATGATTTCTCCACTCCTACTACCGCGCGCTGTCCTCTTCAATGGCACGACGAGGCCATGCTCCGGCTGTCGGACGGCACGAACGCCAGCGCGACCAGGACGGCCATAAGCCCCACGGGgaccagcagcagcagcgacggcggcggcgggagcggcgGCAGGACCAGAGGGAGGAACACCAGCAGCGCGGTCAGGCAGAGGAACAGCGCGGCCAGCTCCGCCGTGAAGTACCCCGCGGTCGCGGCGGGCGCCCTCTGCCCCTGCGGCGCCGCCcgtttcccctccgcgccgcgcgcccgccctcctccgccgccggccatggaaccgctcctcctcgccctcctctccGTCCACATTCGATCGCCGCGGACCGTCCCAATTCCAAGCGGAGACCCGAGAGCAAGTAGTATGCCACTGATTGTATCAGCAGCAGACTACTTGTACGTGGTACATATAGGGACTAACCAGAAGGGCTTGCTACTTGTTGCAATGGATTGTGAtcgaagatggctctgaattcggGCGGCACAATGGCCAAGGACAGATACCGGTGGTGTGGGCGTGGGTGCGCGAGTGCGGGGTCGATCGGCTGCCCCGGATGCGCAAGTGTACCCGTCGGCCAATTGGCCTGTGTTGGGGGGC
Proteins encoded in this window:
- the LOC123146743 gene encoding protein AUXIN-REGULATED GENE INVOLVED IN ORGAN SIZE — its product is MWTERRARRSGSMAGGGGGRARGAEGKRAAPQGQRAPAATAGYFTAELAALFLCLTALLVFLPLVLPPLPPPPSLLLLVPVGLMAVLVALAFVPSDSRSMASSCH